A single genomic interval of Canis lupus dingo isolate Sandy chromosome 6, ASM325472v2, whole genome shotgun sequence harbors:
- the FZD9 gene encoding frizzled-9, giving the protein MAVPPLRRALLLWQLLAAGGAALEIGRFDPERGRGPAPCQAVEIPMCRGIGYNLTRMPNLLGHTSQGEAAAELAEFAPLVQYGCHSHLRFFLCSLYAPMCTDQVSTPIPACRPMCEQARLRCAPIMEQFNFGWPESLDCARLPTRNDPHALCMEAPENATAGPAEPHKGLGMLPVAPRPARPPGDPASGPGGGGGGGTCENPEKFQYVEKSRSCAPRCGPGVEVFWSRRDKDFALVWMAVWSALCFFSTAFTVLTFLLEPHRFQYPERPIIFLSMCYNVYSLAFLIRAVAGAQSVACDQEAGALYVIQEGLENTGCTLVFLLLYYFGMASSLWWVVLTLTWFLAAGKKWGHEAIEAHGSYFHMAAWGLPALKTIVILTLRKVAGDELTGLCYVASMDAAALTGFVLVPLSCYLVLGTSFLLTGFVALFHIRKIMKTGGTNTEKLEKLMVKIGVFSILYTVPATCVIVCYVYERLNMDFWRLRATEQPCLAATVPGGRRDCSLPGGSVPTVAVFMLKIFMSLVVGITSGVWVWSSKTFQTWQSLCHRKMAAGRARAKACRASGGYGRGTHCHYKAPTVVLHMTKTDPSLENPTHL; this is encoded by the coding sequence ATGGCCGTGCCGCCGCTGCGCCGGGCGCTGCTGCTGTGGCAGCTgctggcggcgggcggcgcggcgctGGAGATCGGCCGTTTCGACCCGGAGCGCGGGCGCGGGCCGGCGCCCTGCCAGGCGGTGGAGATCCCCATGTGCCGCGGCATCGGCTACAACCTGACCCGCATGCCCAACCTGCTGGGCCACACGTCGCAGGGTGAGGCGGCCGCGGAGCTGGCCGAGTTCGCGCCGCTCGTGCAGTACGGCTGCCACAGCCACCTGCGCTTCTTCCTGTGCTCGCTGTACGCGCCCATGTGCACCGACCAGGTCTCGACGCCCATCCCCGCCTGCCGGCCCATGTGCGAGCAGGCGCGCCTGCGCTGCGCGCCCATCATGGAGCAGTTCAACTTCGGCTGGCCCGAGTCGCTCGACTGCGCCCGGCTGCCCACGCGCAACGACCCGCACGCGCTCTGCATGGAGGCGCCCGAGAACGCCACGGCCGGCCCCGCCGAGCCGCACAAGGGCCTGGGCATGCTGCCCGTGGCGCCCCGGCCCGCGCGGCCGCCCGGCGACCCCGCCtcgggcccgggcggcggcggcgggggcggcacCTGCGAGAACCCAGAGAAGTTCCAGTACGTGGAGAAGAGCCGCTCGTGCGCGCCGCGCTGCGGGCCCGGCGTCGAGGTGTTCTGGTCGCGGCGCGACAAGGACTTCGCGCTCGTCTGGATGGCCGTGTGGTCGGCGCTGTGCTTCTTCTCCACGGCCTTCACAGTGCTCACCTTCCTGCTGGAGCCCCACCGCTTCCAGTACCCCGAGCGCCCCATCATCTTCCTGTCCATGTGCTACAACGTCTACTCGCTGGCCTTCCTCATCCGCGCCGTGGCGGGCGCCCAGAGCGTGGCCTGCGACCAGGAGGCGGGCGCGCTCTACGTGATCCAGGAGGGGCTGGAGAACACGGGCTGCACCCTGGTCTTCCTGTTGCTCTACTACTTCGGCATGGCCAGCTCGCTGTGGTGGGTGGTGCTGACCCTCACCTGGTTCCTGGCGGCGGGCAAGAAGTGGGGCCACGAGGCCATAGAGGCCCACGGCAGCTACTTCCACATGGCGGCCTGGGGCCTGCCGGCCCTCAAGACCATCGTGATCCTGACGCTGCGCAAGGTGGCGGGGGACGAGCTGACCGGGCTGTGCTATGTGGCCAGCATGGATGCGGCCGCGCTCACGGGCTTCGTGCTGGTGCCCCTCTCCTGCTACCTGGTGCTGGGCACCAGCTTCCTCCTGACCGGCTTCGTGGCCCTCTTCCACATCCGCAAGATCATGAAGACAGGTGGCACCAACACGGAGAAGCTGGAGAAGCTCATGGTCAAGATCGGGGTCTTCTCCATCCTCTACACGGTGCCTGCCACCTGCGTCATTGTGTGCTACGTCTATGAACGCCTCAACATGGACTTCTGGCGCCTTCGGGCCACAGAGCAGCCCTGCCTGGCAGCCACGGTGCCCGGGGGCCGGAGGGACTGCTCGCTCCCGGGGGGCTCGGTGCCCACCGTGGCCGTCTTTATGCTTAAGATCTTCATGTCGCTGGTGGTGGGGATCACCAGCGGCGTCTGGGTTTGGAGCTCCAAGACTTTCCAGACCTGGCAGAGCTTGTGCCACCGCAAGATGGCAGCCGGCCGGGCCCGGGCAAAGGCCTGCCGGGCTTCCGGGGGCTATGGCCGTGGCACCCACTGCCACTACAAGGCCCCCACCGTGGTCTTGCACATGACTAAGACGGACCCTTCTCTGGAGAACCCCACGCACCTCTAG